In one Agelaius phoeniceus isolate bAgePho1 chromosome 21, bAgePho1.hap1, whole genome shotgun sequence genomic region, the following are encoded:
- the GBGT1 gene encoding globoside alpha-1,3-N-acetylgalactosaminyltransferase 1 — protein sequence MISRKVLVGSLVCLGAVAAVIWAAAGSGKVHYLPYYLPCPEIFSTKLQYTQEKPIQLFPQLFYLQPRVLAPKRRDVLTVTPWLAPIVWEGTFDPELLDSAYRPLNLTIGVTAFAVGKYTRFVRRFLDSAEQHFLRGYRVNYYIFTDSPQSIPRPQLQPGRSLVTVPVQGYPSWQEISMRRMEAINRHVAEESQGRVRYLFCLDIDMVFHNPWGPETLGDMVAAIHPGYFNVPREQFPYERRSSSAAFIPEGEGDFYYGGAVFGGLVEKVYEFTKMCHMTILADKANGIMAVWQEESHLNRHFLSHKPSKLLSPEYIWDDRKPKPPQIRLVRFSTVNKNYKEVRN from the exons ATGATTTCCAGGAAGGTGCTGGTGGGGTCTCTTGTCTGCCTGGGTGCTGTTGCTGCAGTTATCTG ggctgcagctgggagtggaaaagTGCATTACCTGCCCTACTACCTTCCCTGCCCTGAAATCTT ctccacGAAACTCCAATATACACAAGAGAAGCCAATCCAGCTTTTCCCCCA ATTATTTTATCTGCAGCCAAGAGTGCTGGCGCCAAA GCGCCGGGATGTTCTGACAGTCACCCCATGGCTGGCCCCCATCGTCTGGGAAGGGACCTTTGATCCTGAGCTCCTGGACAGCGCCTACAGACCCCTGAACCTCACCATAGGGGTGACAGCCTTTGCTGTGGGAAA GTACACCAGGTTCGTGCGTCGCTTCCTGGACTCGGCggagcagcacttcctgaggggCTACAGGGTGAACTATTACATCTTCACTGACAgcccccagagcatcccccggccccagctgcagccagggcgCAGCCTGGTCACCGTCCCCGTGCAGGGATaccccagctggcaggagatCTCCATGCGCAGGATGGAGGCCATCAACCGGCACGTGGCCGAGGAGAGCCAGGGCCGGGTGCGCTACCTGTTCTGCCTGGACATTGACATGGTGTTCCACAACCCCTGGGGCCCCGAGACCCTGGGGGACATGGTGGCAGCCATCCACCCTGGATACTTCAATGTGCCACGAGAGCAGTTCCCTTACGAGAGGAGGAGCTCCTCAGCAGCCTTCATCCCCGAGGGAGAAGGGGATTTCTACTATGGAGGAGCCGTGTTTGGGGGCTTGGTGGAGAAAGTCTACGAGTTCACCAAGATGTGCCACATGACCATCCTGGCAGACAAGGCCAACGGGATCATGGCAGTCTGGCAGGAGGAGAGTCACCTCAACAGGCACTTCCTGTCCCACAAACCCTCCAAGCTGCTTTCTCCAGAGTACATATGGGATGACAGGAAGCCAAAGCCCCCCCAAATCCGCCTTGTACGTTTTTCCACGGTGAATAAGAACTACAAAGAGGTCAGAAACTGA
- the SURF6 gene encoding surfeit locus protein 6: protein MASLAAQDSYLQGLARRAGVQHAPESRKRKFVSKPGQPEDAGRQVKKQKKKKPRKQTEKKNAPSAEQGVSNTSKPTPGQKAAPQASKSSPQGGTQNRKENLATGSKSELSSPSVSAISLLRQRLHEKIKKASGQDNAKELTPAVLEKRQRRKYERERKKRRRKELKMKAKMEKKETEEVPAEPENKKEESKADIVFNRVKVHEENELNKIQKKKEKRKAVKGNITPLTGKNYKQLLSRLEARKNKLEELKEKDEKKAQELETKIKWTNALYKAEGVKIRDDEERLKEALKRKEKRRAQRKKQWEERTVRVVEKMQQRQDKRKKNIQKKKKEKIEKKKARARKKGRVLPEDLKKAGLS, encoded by the exons ATGGCCAGCCTGGCCGCCCAGGACTCCTACCTGCAGGGCTTGGCCAGGAGGGCCGGCGTGCAGCACGCCCCGGAGTCGCGGAAGAGGAAATTTG TGTCTAAGCCAGGCCAGCCCGAGGATGCTGGCAGACAGGtcaaaaaacagaagaaaaagaagcccAGGAAGCAAACTGAGAAGAAGAATGCTCCTTCAGCCGAACAGGGTGTTTCTAACACCAGTAAACCCACTCCAGGACAGAAAGCAGCCCCTCAAGCCAGCAAATCATCTCCACAAGGTGGCACACAGAACAGAAAGGAGAATTTGGCTACAG GAAGTAAAAGTGAACTGAGTTCCCCTTCTGTTTCTGCAATCAGTCTGTTGCGTCAGAGACTCCACGAGAAGATTAAAAAGGCTTCTGGACAG GATAATGCCAAGGAGTTaacccctgcagtgctggagaaGAGACAGCGAAGGAAgtatgagagagagagaaagaaacgCCGGCGAAAGGAGTTGAAGATGAAGGCAAaaatggagaagaaggagactgaggaggtaccagcagagccagaaaacaaaaaggaggAGAGCAAAGCTGACATTGTCTTCAACAGGGTTAAAGTTCATGAAGAGAATGAGTTAAACAAGAtccagaagaagaaagagaagaggaaagcagTGAAAGGCAATATCACTCCTCTGACAGGCAAGAACtacaagcagctgctgagcaggcTGGAGGCCAGGAAGAATAAACTGGAGGAGCTCAAGGAGAAGGACGAGAAGAAAGCTCAGGAGCTGGAGACCAAGATAAAGTGGACAAATGCCCTGTATAAGGCAGAAGGGGTGAAAATCCGTGATGATGAGGAGCGTCTGAAGGAGGCCCTGAAGCGCAAGGAGAAGCGCAGAGCCCAGCGCAAGAAGCAGTGGGAGGAGCggactgtgagggtggtggaGAAGATGCAGCAGCGGCAGGACAAGCGCAAGAAGAACAtccagaagaagaagaaggagaagattgagaagaaaaaagccaGGGCTCGGAAGAAGGGCCGAGTTCTGCCAGAGGACTTGAAAAAAGCTGGGTTAAGCTGA